One Antarctobacter heliothermus DNA segment encodes these proteins:
- a CDS encoding type III restriction-modification system endonuclease encodes MKIKFKSQPYQTAAVEAVVDCFEGQPNTAAQVYRIDPGVRAQMRSDEDGFRNADIAMPVAQVLENIRKVQQRQNLPLSESLTHFVDQNGRTKPASYKPGAAINLDIEMETGTGKTYCYIKSIFEMNKRYGWSKFIIMVPSIAIREGVAKSLEMTAEHFVESYGKKARFFIYNSKRLHELESFSSDAGINVMVINVQAFNASGADNRRIYEELDDFQSRKPIDVIAKNRPILILDEPQKMEGTATQNALPKFNPLFILRYSATHKTTHSKVHRLDAVDAFSQKLVKKIEVRGIQAKGLTGTNAYLYLEGIQISKSDPVARVEMEVKTNSGIKRVLRKVEKGRNLFDLSKGLDQYLDFVVSDIDARVDEVHFTNGAVLKAGEANGDITERDIRRIQIRETISAHFEREKQLFDKGIKVLSLFFIDEVAKYRDYDAEDEKGEYARVFEEEYEALKAEYLGELPLEDEAYRKHLDSIDVGATHNGYFSIDKKGKLVDPKVKARGEFAGLTDDVSAYDLILKDKERLLSFEEPTRFIFSHSALREGWDNPNVFVMCMLKHSDNTISRRQEVGRGLRISVNKNGDRMDHAATVHDVNVLTVVASESYKDFVGGLQKEIAENLSERPRQANAEYFEGKSITVNGSETTVSKDMAKRIERYLVKNDYIDDNDGITQAYHDAREAGTLASLPDELLDQQEQILQLIDTVFNGSQLEGMVGDGRKPKAIPRNKNFEKKEFQELWQRINRKAVYQVEFDSQDLIKRCINALDSNLFVSPLQYVVTEGKLSDELTEAQLRSGAAFKQSGIRSEKSSSAHSLVSYDVIGKLAEGADLTRGTIGKILTGMSAAKFSTFQANPEQFISEASRIIKEQKATTVIEHLTYDATADRYDTDIFPATQSGTDLTQAVGKLRNHIYDYAVVESGVERKFVEDLDTSKEIVVYSKLPQGFLIPTPVGDYNPDWAIAFKEKAVQHIYFVAETKGSQPSLKFRELEREKIKCARKFFAEIANSVPNDRVKYDVVSDFSELMSAVRGA; translated from the coding sequence ATGAAGATCAAGTTCAAGTCGCAACCCTATCAGACAGCGGCGGTCGAGGCCGTGGTCGATTGTTTCGAAGGTCAGCCCAACACAGCTGCCCAGGTCTACCGGATCGATCCCGGTGTCCGCGCGCAAATGCGGTCCGATGAAGACGGCTTTCGCAATGCCGACATCGCCATGCCTGTGGCCCAAGTGCTGGAAAACATCCGCAAGGTGCAGCAGCGCCAGAACCTGCCGTTGTCGGAGAGCCTGACCCACTTTGTCGATCAAAACGGCCGCACGAAACCCGCCAGCTACAAACCCGGCGCGGCCATCAACCTCGACATCGAGATGGAGACCGGCACGGGCAAGACCTATTGCTACATCAAGTCCATCTTCGAGATGAACAAGCGCTATGGCTGGTCCAAGTTCATCATCATGGTCCCGTCAATTGCGATCCGCGAAGGGGTGGCCAAGTCGCTGGAGATGACGGCTGAGCATTTTGTCGAAAGCTACGGCAAGAAGGCACGGTTCTTCATTTATAATTCCAAGCGTTTGCACGAGCTGGAGAGCTTTTCCTCGGACGCAGGCATCAATGTAATGGTGATCAACGTGCAGGCCTTCAACGCGTCAGGAGCCGACAACCGACGGATCTACGAAGAGCTGGATGATTTCCAGTCGCGTAAGCCAATCGATGTGATTGCCAAGAACCGCCCCATCCTGATCCTCGACGAGCCGCAGAAGATGGAAGGCACGGCGACACAGAACGCCCTGCCCAAGTTCAATCCGCTGTTCATACTGCGCTATTCTGCGACCCACAAGACAACCCACAGCAAAGTGCATCGTCTGGATGCGGTCGATGCGTTCAGCCAAAAGCTAGTCAAGAAGATCGAGGTGCGCGGCATTCAGGCCAAGGGTCTGACCGGCACGAATGCGTATCTGTACCTTGAGGGCATCCAGATTTCCAAAAGCGACCCCGTTGCAAGGGTTGAGATGGAAGTAAAAACCAACTCGGGCATCAAGCGGGTGCTGCGCAAGGTTGAGAAAGGACGCAATCTGTTCGACCTGTCCAAGGGACTTGATCAGTATCTCGACTTCGTCGTCTCTGACATCGATGCACGCGTGGACGAGGTGCATTTCACAAACGGAGCCGTTCTGAAAGCCGGTGAAGCCAATGGCGACATCACCGAACGCGACATCCGCCGCATTCAGATCCGCGAGACAATCTCGGCCCACTTTGAGCGCGAAAAGCAGCTGTTCGACAAAGGCATCAAGGTGCTTTCCCTGTTTTTCATCGACGAGGTGGCCAAGTATCGGGACTACGACGCCGAGGACGAAAAAGGCGAATATGCCCGCGTCTTCGAAGAGGAATACGAAGCGCTGAAAGCCGAATACCTTGGCGAGCTGCCCTTGGAGGATGAGGCTTACCGAAAGCATCTGGACAGCATCGACGTCGGAGCAACCCACAACGGCTATTTCTCGATCGACAAGAAGGGCAAGCTGGTTGATCCAAAGGTCAAAGCGCGCGGCGAGTTCGCCGGATTGACTGATGACGTTTCAGCCTACGATCTGATCCTGAAGGACAAGGAGCGCCTGCTTTCCTTCGAAGAGCCGACGCGGTTCATCTTCTCCCACTCCGCGTTGCGCGAGGGCTGGGACAATCCGAACGTCTTTGTGATGTGCATGCTCAAGCACAGCGACAACACCATATCGCGTCGTCAAGAGGTCGGCCGGGGCCTCCGCATTTCGGTCAACAAGAACGGCGACCGTATGGATCACGCGGCAACCGTGCATGACGTCAACGTCCTGACCGTTGTGGCTAGCGAAAGCTACAAAGACTTTGTTGGCGGCCTTCAGAAAGAAATCGCCGAAAACCTGTCGGAGCGCCCGCGCCAGGCTAACGCGGAATACTTTGAGGGTAAGTCGATCACGGTCAACGGAAGTGAAACCACTGTGTCCAAGGACATGGCCAAACGCATCGAGCGTTATCTCGTCAAGAACGACTACATCGATGACAACGATGGCATCACGCAAGCGTATCATGACGCGCGTGAGGCGGGCACGCTGGCTTCATTACCCGATGAACTCCTCGACCAACAGGAACAGATCCTGCAGCTGATCGATACCGTCTTCAACGGAAGCCAGCTCGAGGGCATGGTGGGCGATGGCCGCAAACCCAAAGCGATCCCGCGAAACAAGAACTTCGAAAAGAAGGAGTTTCAGGAACTTTGGCAGCGCATCAACCGGAAGGCTGTCTATCAGGTCGAATTTGACTCCCAGGATCTCATCAAGCGTTGCATCAATGCTTTGGATAGCAATCTGTTTGTCTCGCCTCTGCAATACGTCGTCACCGAAGGGAAACTTTCGGATGAGCTGACTGAGGCCCAACTTCGATCCGGAGCTGCGTTTAAGCAATCAGGTATACGCAGCGAAAAAAGCAGCTCTGCCCACTCGCTTGTTTCATATGATGTCATCGGCAAACTTGCCGAAGGTGCGGACTTGACGCGTGGGACGATCGGGAAAATCTTAACCGGAATGAGTGCTGCGAAGTTCTCGACGTTCCAGGCCAATCCGGAACAGTTCATCTCCGAAGCCTCACGCATAATCAAGGAGCAGAAAGCCACGACTGTCATCGAGCATCTGACATATGATGCAACTGCCGACAGATACGACACAGATATTTTCCCCGCGACCCAGAGTGGCACCGACCTGACGCAGGCCGTCGGGAAGTTGCGAAACCACATTTACGATTATGCTGTGGTCGAATCCGGAGTCGAACGAAAATTTGTCGAAGACCTGGATACAAGCAAAGAAATCGTCGTCTATTCGAAGCTACCGCAGGGGTTTCTGATCCCCACGCCCGTCGGTGACTACAACCCCGACTGGGCGATAGCTTTCAAAGAGAAAGCGGTTCAGCACATCTATTTTGTCGCGGAAACAAAGGGCTCTCAGCCGTCTCTCAAGTTCCGCGAGTTGGAGCGCGAGAAAATCAAGTGCGCCAGAAAGTTCTTCGCGGAGATCGCGAACAGCGTCCCAAATGACCGCGTGAAGTATGATGTCGTTTCTGATTTTTCTGAACTTATGTCAGCTGTTCGGGGCGCTTAG
- a CDS encoding site-specific DNA-methyltransferase — protein MTDEIEKLKMHSPDLTQDNIAKIRALFPGCVTEAAGEDGKLRMAVDFDQLRQELSDSIIEGPQERYHLNWPGKREALITANAPIAKTLRPARDESVDFDTTQNLFIEGDNLEALKLLQETYLGKVKMIYIDPPYNTGNDFVYDDDFADSSEDFLEKSLQVDDDKNRLVANTEANGRFHSDWLSMMYARLKLARSLLTENGMIFISIDDNEQSSLKAVCDEVFGKDNFVECFVWKKSYGGGPKEKYAVTQHEYVLMYARSLPDLEPFSLPYDPQKVERYYKGTDEHFEIRGPFRLKPLEATKSMDARPNLVYDVELESGELVSPQRQWLWGRDRVIQALKDNHVIVVRNGEKTTLNYKQYLRDENGVERGEKPFSVIDGIYTQHGTADLSKHFPEAVVVQFPKPVQLIRQFIQIATSSDPNVIVLDFFAGSGTTAEAVFSLPTPVRNQVKFVLVQIPEQTPDQSSASKAGFETIAEITKERIRRAGALSEISEGDVGFRVLKIDTSNMADVFYTPDQTSQADLLSRVDNVKPGRTGEDLLFQVLLDWGVDLTLPIRRETVQGKTVFFVADTALMACFDDGISEDLVKELAGHAPMRIVFKDTGFADDQTKINVRQIFKAMSPETEVKAI, from the coding sequence ATGACGGACGAGATCGAAAAGCTGAAAATGCACAGCCCTGACCTGACGCAGGACAACATCGCCAAGATCCGCGCGCTCTTCCCCGGCTGCGTGACCGAAGCGGCGGGTGAGGATGGCAAGCTGCGTATGGCGGTGGATTTTGACCAGCTGCGTCAGGAATTGTCGGACAGCATCATCGAGGGGCCGCAGGAACGTTATCACCTGAACTGGCCGGGCAAGCGCGAGGCGCTGATCACCGCCAACGCCCCCATCGCCAAAACCTTGCGCCCCGCGCGCGATGAAAGCGTGGATTTTGACACAACCCAGAACCTGTTTATCGAAGGCGACAACCTTGAGGCGCTGAAGCTGCTGCAAGAGACCTATCTGGGCAAGGTCAAGATGATCTACATCGACCCGCCGTATAACACCGGGAATGACTTTGTTTATGACGATGATTTTGCCGACAGCTCCGAGGATTTCCTTGAGAAATCTCTACAAGTCGATGACGACAAAAACCGTCTTGTAGCCAATACCGAAGCGAACGGGCGGTTTCACTCCGACTGGTTGTCAATGATGTACGCACGCCTCAAGCTGGCGCGCTCGCTGCTCACCGAAAACGGGATGATTTTCATAAGCATCGACGACAACGAACAGTCTTCTTTGAAGGCGGTTTGCGATGAGGTTTTCGGCAAGGATAACTTCGTAGAGTGCTTCGTTTGGAAGAAGAGCTACGGCGGCGGCCCAAAGGAAAAGTATGCCGTTACCCAACACGAGTACGTTCTGATGTATGCTCGGAGTTTGCCCGACCTCGAACCATTCTCACTCCCGTACGATCCGCAAAAGGTTGAACGGTACTACAAAGGTACGGATGAACACTTCGAGATACGTGGTCCGTTTCGCTTAAAGCCGCTCGAAGCGACAAAGAGCATGGATGCCCGACCCAACCTTGTCTACGATGTGGAACTGGAGAGCGGTGAACTAGTAAGCCCACAGCGGCAGTGGCTATGGGGCCGTGATCGGGTGATTCAAGCACTTAAAGACAACCATGTGATCGTTGTGCGCAACGGTGAGAAAACAACGCTCAACTACAAGCAATATTTGCGTGACGAAAACGGCGTCGAGCGAGGCGAAAAGCCGTTCAGTGTGATCGATGGGATTTACACGCAACACGGCACTGCAGACTTGAGTAAACATTTTCCTGAAGCCGTTGTGGTTCAGTTTCCAAAGCCCGTTCAATTGATCCGTCAATTTATTCAGATCGCAACCTCAAGCGATCCGAACGTAATCGTACTAGACTTTTTTGCTGGTAGTGGAACCACTGCCGAGGCTGTTTTCTCCTTACCAACTCCGGTTCGCAACCAAGTCAAATTCGTTCTTGTGCAAATTCCTGAGCAAACACCTGACCAATCATCTGCCAGCAAAGCGGGCTTTGAAACGATTGCCGAAATCACCAAAGAGAGAATTCGACGTGCTGGAGCCCTATCTGAAATAAGCGAAGGTGATGTCGGCTTCCGTGTGCTCAAGATCGACACCTCCAACATGGCCGATGTGTTCTACACGCCGGATCAAACCTCTCAGGCCGATCTGCTGTCCCGCGTCGACAATGTCAAACCGGGCCGCACGGGCGAGGATCTGCTCTTTCAAGTCCTGCTCGACTGGGGCGTTGACCTGACCCTGCCCATCCGCCGCGAGACCGTGCAGGGTAAAACCGTCTTCTTCGTCGCCGACACCGCCCTGATGGCCTGTTTCGACGATGGCATCTCCGAAGACTTGGTCAAAGAGCTGGCAGGCCACGCCCCTATGCGGATCGTGTTCAAGGACACCGGCTTTGCCGACGATCAGACCAAGATCAACGTGCGCCAGATCTTCAAAGCCATGTCGCCCGAGACCGAAGTAAAGGCGATTTGA
- a CDS encoding DUF4391 domain-containing protein, whose protein sequence is MTTLYDFPKSAMLKRVVPKTRIYDRVQASTALKDKFVAQVDQITWRAKLAPETINLAATKSVPEIQVFRVTLKNDTGQDDVLKAIDRAIPFPILFELEQNGQIQIVAAHKRPSEADTAKWVLSDYLRSDWFPIDTPRSPLPVALNLGVLYEQILTALMPIVPQTAETLSARMDRTHALRTKEREISQLKSKLKRETQFNIKMTLHGQLREAQADFEHLKKPE, encoded by the coding sequence ATGACCACGCTCTACGATTTCCCCAAATCGGCGATGTTGAAACGCGTCGTGCCCAAAACGCGGATTTATGACCGTGTGCAGGCCAGCACCGCGCTCAAGGATAAATTCGTCGCGCAGGTCGATCAGATCACATGGCGCGCCAAGCTAGCTCCAGAAACGATCAACCTCGCCGCCACCAAATCCGTGCCAGAGATACAGGTGTTCCGCGTCACGCTGAAGAACGATACGGGGCAGGACGACGTCCTGAAGGCCATCGACCGTGCCATCCCCTTTCCGATCCTGTTTGAGCTGGAACAAAACGGCCAGATCCAAATCGTCGCCGCCCATAAACGCCCGTCAGAGGCGGATACCGCCAAATGGGTGCTCTCGGACTATCTGCGCTCGGACTGGTTTCCCATCGACACGCCCCGCAGCCCATTGCCAGTGGCGCTCAACCTCGGCGTGCTTTATGAACAAATCCTGACGGCGCTCATGCCGATTGTGCCGCAAACCGCGGAAACTTTGAGCGCGCGGATGGACCGGACGCACGCCCTCAGAACCAAAGAGCGTGAGATCAGCCAGCTAAAATCCAAGTTGAAACGCGAGACGCAATTCAACATCAAAATGACACTGCACGGTCAGCTGCGTGAGGCGCAGGCGGACTTCGAGCATCTGAAAAAGCCGGAATAG
- a CDS encoding helicase-related protein, protein MKIIDNISVLLGDELKAGSEAGAKIRVAASCFSIFAYEALRDELESVRELEFILTDPTFIPNEALGRSKKEKREFFIPKQLRETALFGTEFEIHLRNKLTQKAIARQCADWIRKKATFKSNATDAPMQQFATIEARKGNKVFSPISGFSAVDLGYQPGNAVSNFTHAFDDDLSAKTYLSLFDQVWANPANVQDVTEQVLQHIETVYQENSPQRIYFLILYNIFREFLEEIDEDVLPNDQTGYLDSLVWNKLFNYQRDAATGVINKLETYNGCILADSVGLGKTFTALAVVKYYELRNKSVLVLCPKKLADNWRNYNTNLKTNLFAADRFNYDVLCHTDLSRTSGESLGIPLDRVNWGNYDLVVIDESHNFRNNDVYKDRETRYQKLMNKVIRSGVKTKVLMLSATPVNNRFTDLRNQLALAYEGHSDTLSRNLKTKTSVEEIFRKAQAAFNTWSELPPAERTAQSILRALDLDFFELLDSVTIARSRKHIEQFYDTADIGKFPERKKPISHHLPITFREDVVGFDEIYGDLSLLKMAVYAPVNYIQPSRLRKYEELYDTKTEGSKGTLRQADRERSLQALMTTNLLKRLESSVEAFRLTLGALDRNIGAMLEAIDRFEASGGNGRIEDVFNDVDNLDTDDDDLSGLGEFTIGKKIQIDLADMDIPAWKVDLGGDREIIQGLLTEMDKVGVAEDAKLQHLIDVIKQKMAAPLNPGNRKVLIFTAYADTAEYLYRHVAPVLKAAMDSETGIVTGSGNPKTTLKPHYDFQSVLTLFAPKAKEKALIMPEVPEELDILIGTDCISEGQNLQDCDYLINYDIHWNPVRIVQRFGRVDRIGSPNSAIQLVNYWPDISLDEYINLKERVENRMHIVDLAGTGEDNVLTAKSSDVAYRKDQLQRLQDEVIELEDVKTGVSITDLGLNDFRMDLLNYTKEHGDLAGQPKGLHAIVPSNPATGLRSGVIFALRNIHPDVNVNQQNRLHPYYLIYLDNDANVIVDHTEVKRLLDLIRSSCKGLDKPIKALCDAFNAETRDGREMGKYSELLSDAIKSMIEVKEERDLDSLFSGGHTTALTHTIAGLDDFELLAFIVIRDPA, encoded by the coding sequence TTGAAAATCATCGACAACATTTCTGTCCTCTTGGGAGATGAGCTGAAAGCAGGGTCCGAAGCCGGTGCGAAAATCCGAGTGGCGGCCAGTTGCTTTTCAATATTTGCATACGAAGCGCTGCGGGATGAATTGGAAAGCGTAAGAGAGCTCGAGTTTATCCTAACCGATCCAACGTTCATACCGAACGAGGCTCTTGGGCGCTCGAAAAAAGAGAAAAGAGAGTTCTTTATCCCCAAGCAGCTTAGAGAAACGGCCCTCTTCGGCACGGAGTTTGAGATTCATCTTCGGAACAAATTAACCCAGAAAGCCATTGCAAGACAGTGCGCGGATTGGATCCGGAAAAAGGCCACATTCAAATCCAACGCTACTGACGCCCCGATGCAGCAATTTGCGACCATCGAAGCACGGAAGGGGAACAAGGTTTTCTCACCTATCAGTGGGTTTTCAGCCGTTGATTTGGGTTACCAACCAGGCAACGCCGTTTCAAATTTCACGCATGCTTTTGATGACGATCTTTCTGCAAAGACTTATCTTTCGTTGTTTGATCAGGTCTGGGCCAACCCTGCAAACGTCCAAGATGTAACGGAGCAAGTCCTTCAACACATTGAGACCGTTTACCAAGAAAACTCGCCACAACGAATATATTTCCTTATCCTGTACAACATCTTCAGGGAATTCCTCGAGGAGATCGACGAGGATGTGCTGCCCAATGATCAGACGGGCTATCTGGACAGCCTCGTTTGGAACAAGTTGTTTAACTATCAAAGAGATGCTGCCACTGGGGTAATCAACAAGCTAGAAACCTATAACGGCTGCATCCTTGCGGACAGTGTTGGTTTAGGAAAGACATTCACCGCACTTGCCGTAGTCAAATATTATGAACTACGGAACAAATCTGTTCTGGTTCTCTGCCCCAAGAAGCTCGCCGACAATTGGCGCAACTACAACACCAATCTCAAGACAAACCTATTTGCTGCCGACCGTTTCAACTACGATGTCCTCTGCCACACCGACCTATCAAGAACATCGGGCGAGTCACTTGGAATACCTCTCGATCGGGTTAATTGGGGAAATTACGATCTGGTCGTAATCGATGAGTCTCACAATTTCCGAAATAATGATGTCTACAAAGATCGGGAAACTCGGTATCAGAAGTTGATGAACAAGGTAATCAGATCCGGAGTAAAGACGAAGGTTCTAATGCTTTCTGCGACCCCCGTGAACAACAGGTTCACTGACCTTCGTAATCAGCTGGCATTGGCCTATGAAGGGCACTCGGATACGCTGAGCCGAAACCTAAAGACCAAAACCAGTGTTGAAGAGATTTTCCGCAAGGCCCAAGCGGCTTTCAATACTTGGTCGGAGCTTCCTCCGGCGGAACGCACGGCGCAATCCATACTCCGAGCTTTAGATCTTGATTTCTTTGAGCTTTTGGATTCGGTGACAATTGCGCGTTCTCGCAAACATATCGAGCAATTTTACGACACGGCCGATATCGGGAAATTCCCGGAGCGCAAAAAGCCAATTTCCCATCATCTCCCAATTACGTTCCGCGAGGATGTCGTAGGGTTTGACGAGATTTATGGCGACCTATCCCTGCTAAAAATGGCCGTTTACGCGCCGGTAAACTACATCCAGCCAAGCCGCCTTAGGAAATACGAGGAGCTCTACGACACCAAGACAGAAGGTTCCAAAGGAACGTTGCGCCAGGCCGATCGCGAGCGCAGCCTCCAAGCGTTAATGACGACGAACCTTCTGAAGCGCCTTGAAAGTTCTGTAGAGGCATTCCGCCTGACATTGGGTGCGCTGGACCGAAACATTGGCGCGATGCTGGAAGCTATCGATCGCTTTGAGGCGAGTGGCGGCAACGGCAGGATTGAAGACGTTTTCAATGACGTGGATAACCTGGATACTGACGATGACGACCTTTCGGGACTTGGCGAATTTACCATCGGCAAGAAAATCCAGATCGACCTCGCTGACATGGATATCCCAGCTTGGAAAGTCGACTTGGGCGGTGACCGTGAGATCATTCAAGGCCTGTTGACCGAAATGGATAAGGTTGGCGTCGCAGAGGACGCCAAACTTCAGCACCTGATTGACGTCATCAAGCAGAAGATGGCCGCCCCCTTGAACCCTGGCAATCGCAAGGTTTTGATCTTCACAGCCTACGCAGATACGGCGGAATACCTTTATCGACATGTCGCACCAGTCCTGAAGGCTGCGATGGATTCCGAAACCGGCATCGTCACGGGCTCGGGCAACCCTAAAACGACCTTGAAGCCTCACTACGACTTCCAGTCGGTTCTGACGCTCTTCGCCCCCAAGGCGAAAGAGAAGGCGCTGATCATGCCAGAGGTGCCAGAAGAGCTGGACATCCTCATCGGCACCGACTGCATTTCCGAAGGGCAAAACCTGCAGGATTGCGATTATCTGATCAACTACGACATCCACTGGAACCCGGTCAGGATCGTTCAGCGGTTCGGCCGCGTGGATCGCATTGGATCGCCCAACTCTGCTATCCAGCTGGTCAACTACTGGCCGGACATCTCGCTGGACGAATACATCAACCTCAAAGAACGCGTCGAAAACCGGATGCACATTGTCGACCTCGCAGGCACTGGCGAAGACAACGTTTTGACGGCAAAAAGCAGTGACGTCGCCTATCGCAAGGACCAGCTGCAGCGCCTACAGGACGAGGTCATCGAGCTTGAGGACGTCAAAACCGGCGTTTCGATCACCGACCTTGGCCTCAACGACTTCCGCATGGACCTGCTGAACTACACCAAGGAACATGGCGATCTGGCGGGCCAACCCAAGGGCCTGCACGCCATCGTTCCGTCCAACCCCGCCACGGGGCTGCGATCCGGTGTGATCTTTGCCCTGCGCAACATCCACCCGGACGTGAACGTCAACCAGCAGAACCGGCTGCACCCCTACTACCTGATCTACCTCGACAACGATGCGAACGTCATCGTGGATCACACCGAGGTGAAGCGCCTGCTCGACCTTATCCGCTCAAGCTGCAAGGGTCTGGACAAACCGATCAAGGCGCTCTGCGACGCCTTCAACGCTGAAACCCGCGACGGGCGCGAGATGGGCAAGTATTCTGAACTGCTCAGTGACGCGATCAAATCCATGATCGAGGTGAAGGAAGAACGCGACCTCGACAGCCTCTTTTCCGGCGGTCACACGACCGCGCTGACCCACACCATTGCCGGGCTCGATGATTTTGAGCTGCTCGCCTTCATCGTCATACGAGACCCCGCATGA
- a CDS encoding GIY-YIG nuclease family protein: MQTEGSFGRTIQLFLVDGKPTGLRKATIHGWTGLLFVSGASAFGDLTAREEVDRTGIYILSGPDPEKAGTTRTYIGSGNSVAERIKQSAIKRDFWETAITITTSDDDLSKGHAEYLEARLIEQTARAGRVTLDNGTQPDTSRRRLPEADVANMEQFLSNLRIILPVIGLDMLKPQPRAVTQTAKPVDERTKGEVQFEIRHKSGVKATAVEEDGEFVVLEGSEALTETGYVQQSYGSLKGKLISDGILVADGNQKLKFTKPWSFNSPSAAAAVVLDRNSNGRLEWKVKGSKQTYHDWQQAEATPPA; this comes from the coding sequence GTGCAAACAGAGGGCTCATTCGGTCGAACAATCCAGCTTTTCCTCGTCGACGGGAAGCCAACTGGGCTGCGAAAAGCGACAATCCATGGTTGGACAGGTTTGCTTTTTGTAAGCGGTGCTTCCGCTTTCGGTGACCTTACCGCTCGTGAAGAGGTCGATCGGACCGGCATCTACATCCTATCGGGTCCTGATCCCGAAAAAGCAGGTACAACCCGCACCTATATTGGCTCTGGAAACTCCGTAGCTGAGAGGATCAAGCAAAGCGCGATCAAAAGAGACTTTTGGGAAACGGCTATCACCATTACCACAAGTGACGATGACCTCTCCAAAGGACACGCGGAATACCTAGAGGCGCGCCTCATAGAGCAAACCGCCCGAGCAGGTCGCGTCACGTTGGATAACGGCACACAACCGGACACAAGCCGGCGGCGACTGCCAGAAGCTGATGTTGCCAACATGGAGCAGTTTCTTTCAAACCTGCGCATCATACTGCCTGTGATCGGCTTGGATATGCTCAAGCCACAACCGCGTGCGGTGACGCAGACAGCGAAGCCTGTGGACGAACGAACAAAAGGTGAAGTGCAGTTTGAGATCCGTCATAAGAGCGGAGTCAAAGCGACGGCTGTCGAGGAAGATGGTGAATTTGTTGTACTGGAAGGGTCCGAAGCACTTACCGAGACCGGCTATGTTCAACAAAGTTACGGCAGCTTGAAGGGCAAGCTTATCTCAGACGGCATCTTGGTCGCGGATGGCAATCAAAAGCTCAAATTCACGAAACCTTGGTCTTTCAACAGTCCTTCAGCCGCCGCTGCTGTGGTATTGGATCGAAACAGCAACGGACGTCTGGAGTGGAAGGTCAAAGGATCGAAGCAGACGTATCACGACTGGCAACAAGCAGAAGCGACCCCTCCCGCCTGA